The Drosophila bipectinata strain 14024-0381.07 chromosome 2L, DbipHiC1v2, whole genome shotgun sequence genome has a segment encoding these proteins:
- the Jon25Bii gene encoding serine protease 1 has translation MKLFLAVLALAVASATALPKKPVRPVPVKDAILGSGSGSIEGRITNGYPAYEGKVPYIVGLGFSSGGGGWWCGGSIIGNSWVITAAHCTHGADSVTIYYGALWRLQAQYTHTVGSGSFRQHEHYNTNNLNNDISLINTPHVDFWHLVNRVELPNGNERYNNFEGWWALASGWGRPCDSCGVSDYLNCVDSQIISRNDCAGVYGSEVVTDNVICTSTPGGKSTCAGDSGGPLVIHDGNKLVGVTSFVAANGCTSGLPDGFTRVTSYLDWIRDHTGISY, from the coding sequence ATGAAGCTGTTCCTCGctgttttggctttggccgTCGCCTCCGCCACCGCTCTGCCCAAGAAGCCCGTGCGCCCGGTGCCCGTTAAGGACGCCATCCTGGGATCCGGATCCGGTTCGATCGAGGGCCGCATCACCAATGGATACCCAGCCTACGAAGGCAAGGTGCCATACATTGTTGGTCTGGGCttcagcagcggcggcggcggatgGTGGTGCGGTGGCTCCATCATTGGCAACTCCTGGGTGATCACTGCTGCTCACTGCACCCACGGTGCTGACTCCGTGACCATCTACTACGGTGCCCTGTGGCGCCTCCAGGCCCAGTACACCCACACCGTCGGCAGCGGCAGCTTCCGCCAGCACGAGCACTACAACACCAACAACCTGAACAACGACATCTCCCTGATCAACACCCCTCACGTTGATTTCTGGCATCTGGTCAACCGGGTTGAGCTGCCCAACGGCAACGAGCGCTACAACAACTTCGAAGGCTGGTGGGCTCTGGCTTCCGGATGGGGTCGTCCTTGCGACAGCTGCGGTGTGTCTGACTACCTGAACTGCGTCGACTCCCAGATCATCAGCCGCAACGATTGTGCTGGTGTGTACGGATCCGAAGTTGTCACCGACAATGTCATCTGCACTTCCACCCCTGGTGGCAAGTCCACCTGCGCTGGTGACTCTGGCGGTCCCCTGGTTATCCACGACGGAAACAAGCTTGTCGGTGTCACCTCCTTCGTGGCCGCCAACGGATGCACCTCCGGCCTGCCCGATGGTTTCACCCGTGTCACCAGCTACTTGGACTGGATCCGCGACCACACTGGCATTTCCTActaa
- the Jon25Bi gene encoding serine protease 1 produces MKVFIVLALALAAVSAETAYPKQVYPKDLPRDAKINGRIVNGYPAYEGKAPYTVGLGFSGNGGWWCGGSIIAHDWVLTAAHCTNNAAQVTIYYGATWRTNAQFTHTVGSHEFRQNGNWPNHNGNDIALIHTPHVDFWHMVNKVELPSFNDRYNSYDNAWAVACGWGLTTSGSQPDWLECVDLQIISNSECSRTYGNQPDGILCVSTSGGKSTCSGDSGGPLVLHDGGRLVGVTSWVSGNGCTAGLPSGFTRVTNQLDWIRDNSGVAYY; encoded by the coding sequence ATGAAAGTATTCATTGTattggctctggctctggccgCCGTCTCTGCCGAGACTGCTTACCCCAAGCAGGTCTACCCCAAGGACCTGCCCCGCGATGCCAAGATCAACGGTCGCATCGTGAACGGCTACCCAGCCTACGAGGGCAAGGCTCCCTACACTGTGGGTCTGGGCTTCAGCGGTAACGGCGGCTGGTGGTGCGGTGGTTCCATCATCGCCCACGACTGGGTGCTGACTGCTGCTCACTGCACCAACAATGCCGCTCAGGTGACCATCTACTACGGAGCCACCTGGCGCACCAACGCCCAGTTCACCCATACCGTGGGATCCCACGAATTCCGTCAGAACGGAAACTGGCCCAACCACAACGGTAACGATATCGCCCTGATCCACACTCCCCACGTGGACTTCTGGCACATGGTTAACAAGGTGGAGCTGCCCAGCTTCAACGACCGTTACAACTCGTACGACAACGCCTGGGCTGTTGCCTGCGGCTGGGGACTGACTACCTCCGGATCCCAGCCTGACTGGTTGGAGTGCGTCGACCTGCAGATCATCAGCAACTCTGAGTGCTCCCGTACCTACGGAAACCAGCCCGATGGCATCCTCTGCGTCTCCACCTCTGGCGGCAAGTCCACCTGCTCCGGCGACTCTGGCGGCCCCCTGGTGCTCCACGACGGTGGTCGCCTTGTGGGAGTCACCTCCTGGGTGTCTGGCAATGGCTGCACCGCTGGCCTGCCCTCTGGATTCACTCGTGTCACCAACCAGTTGGACTGGATCCGCGACAACTCTGGTGTCGCTTACTACTAA
- the Marcal1 gene encoding SWI/SNF-related matrix-associated actin-dependent regulator of chromatin subfamily A-like protein 1, with protein sequence MSACSATEIAEKKRIALAKLQAKKTQLLAAGAATSSTTPTSAPQKPTTNGNSNVPQVKSPLNFYRSPPAEQQKISRIAQASSDNKSSSFLNALKAIKQTSTRELARGAAHPYQKPNNEAGKGKPSLSLAPEKEDRPSVAQRLSSITCSLNMISTHRFAVHTTGYHEQLIAVFKNMPTRSYDNNTRIWTFDLKDYQTLLKHTADLKPYVHMNSIPKKVIDLCQKPPTALDKSVLASIEPKLADKLMPFQQDGVCFAIAQMGRIMICDEMGLGKTYQALAVADYFRDDWPLLVCTTASTRDSWAKHVVELLPKVPIHYLQVLNNNQQYVAEAQVLITSYNMMERHMDKLLQRKYGFIIFDESHTLKNSKAKCTAVAKRLTDQAKRVILLSGTPALSRPLELFTQLQMVDSKFMNFMEFTTRYCDGKQSTFGWDANGQSNLEELKVILTLKYMLRRTKTEVLPQLAEKNRETVILDPSLVSINEETKTSLDAFSKELNSSKGRTKEEILLRFYARTAEVKTKAVCAYLKTLVKEKIKFIIFAHHRVMMDAISDCLAELRVHYIRIDGQTRSDLRADFVDTFQKNSSCKVALLSLKACNSGITLTAAEMILFAELDWNPSTLAQAESRAHRIGQTKAVICRYLMAHGTADDTIWAMLKNKQEVLSKVGIFAENLQKATHTAAPTTSHKIEEYFSPAKSSSAKPERGSIRQYLSPVPAKSHSEPNNNLENTKEPNKESDIAAFFNDDDDEAFMDLDI encoded by the exons ATGTCTGCCTGCAGTGCCACCGAAATTGCCGAGAAGAAACGCATTGCACTAGCCAAGCTTCAGGCGAAGAAGACACAGCTCCTGGCTGCCGGAGCAGCCACCTCGTCCACAACTCCAACAAGTGCACCGCAAAAACCCACAACAAATGGGAACTCCAATGTGCCACAGGTCAAATCGCCCCTTAATTTCTACCGCTCTCCGCCGGCGGAGCAGCAGAAGATCAGCCGGATAGCCCAAGCCTCCAGTGACAACAAAAGTTCATCGTTTTTAAATGCATTGAAGGCGATAAAACAGACTTCAACGAGGGAGTTGGCCAGAGGAGCCGCACATCCTTACCAGAAACCGAACAACGAGGCGGGAAAGGGGAAACCCAGTCTTTCTCTTGCACCAGAGAAGGAGGACAGGCCATCGGTGGCACAGCGACTGAGCTCTATAACCTGTAGCCTTAACATGATAAGTACACATCGCTTTGCCGTCCACACGACGGGTTACCATGAACAACTTATTGCCGTGTTTAAGAATATGCCCACACGATCCTACGACAATAACACACGTATATGGACTTTCGACTTGAAGGACTACCAAACGCTTCTAAAGCACACAGCGGATTTAAAACCCTATGTTCATATGAACAGCATTCCCAAAAAGGTGATAGATCTCTGCCAGAAGCCACCGACGGCCCTTGACAAGAGTGTATTGGCGTCCATAGAACCTAAGCTGGCAGACAAGCTTATGCCGTTTCAGCAGGATGGAGTATG CTTTGCCATCGCCCAAATGGGTCGCATAATGATCTGTGATGAGATGGGCCTGGGGAAGACCTATCAAGCCCTTGCAGTGGCGGACTACTTTCGAGACGACTGGCCTCTGCTAGTTTGCACAACCGCCTCGACACGAGACAGTTGGGCAAAGCATGTTGTGGAGCTGCTACCCAAGGTGCCCATCCACTATCTCCAGGTGCTGAACAACAACCAGCAGTATGTAGCCGAGGCACAGGTATTAATCACCAGCTATAACATGATGGAGCGCCACATGGACAAACTACTTCAGCGAAAATACGGCTTTATCATCTTCGACGAGTCACACACTTTAAAAAACAGCAAAGCCAAGTGCACGGCAGTGGCCAAGAGGCTTACTGATCAGGCTAAACGTGTAATCCTATTATCTGGTACTCCAGCTCTGTCAAGGCCCTTGGAACTGTTTACCCAACTTCAAATGGTAGACAGCAAGTTTATGAACTTTATGGAGTTTA CCACTCGGTACTGTGATGGAAAACAATCAACGTTTGGTTGGGATGCCAATGGGCAATCTAACTTGGAAGAGCTTAAAGTTATTCTCACTCTAAAGTACATGCTGCGGCGAACAAAAACAGAGGTTCTTCCTCAGCTGGCTGAGAAAAATCG AGAAACAGTCATCCTGGATCCTTCTTTGGTGTCCATCAACGAGGAGACCAAAACTAGCTTAGACGCCTTCAGCAAGGAACTCAATTCAAGCAAAGGCAGAACCAAGGAAGAGATTCTGCTTCGTTTCTATGCCCGCACAGCCGAAGTAAAAACAAAGGCGGTCTG TGCCTACTTAAAAACTTTGGTTAAAGAGAAAATTAAGTTCATCATTTTTGCACACCATCGAGTCATGATGGACGCTATTAGCGATTGCCTTGCGGAGCTGAGAGTCCATTATATTCGCATTGATGGACAGACTCGTAGCGATCTCAGGGCAGACTTTGTGGACACCTTCCAAAAGAACAGCAGCTGCAAAGTTGCTTTGCTTTCCCTAAAGGCCTGTAATTCCGGGATCACCCTGACGGCAGCCGAGATGATTCTGTTTGCCGAACTTGACTGGAATCCTAGT ACCCTGGCTCAAGCTGAGAGTAGAGCCCATCGCATTGGACAGACAAAAGCCGTCATCTGTCGCTATTTAATGGCCCATGGTACTGCCGATGACACTATCTGGGCAATGCTGAAAAACAAGCAGGAAGTGCTCAGCAAAGTAGGGATCTTTGCTGAAAACCTTCAGAaagccacacacacagcagCACCCACTACG TCTCACAAAATCGAAGAGTACTTCTCACCGGCCAAAAGCTCATCAGCCAAACCGGAAAGAGGCTCCATTAGGCAATACCTATCCCCAGTTCCTGCCAAATCTCACAGTGAACCAAATAATAATTTGGAAAACACCAAAGAACCGAATAAGGAATCAGATATTGCAGCCTTTTTcaacgatgatgatgacgaggCGTTCATGGATCTGGATATTTAG